The proteins below are encoded in one region of Pangasianodon hypophthalmus isolate fPanHyp1 chromosome 6, fPanHyp1.pri, whole genome shotgun sequence:
- the mical3a gene encoding protein-methionine sulfoxide oxidase mical3a isoform X30 encodes MGDGGVGAAGEGINQSHVLFDRFVQASTCKGTLKAFQELCDFLELKPSEYRVFYHKLKSKLNYWKAKALWAKLDKRASHKEYKKGRACANSKCLIIGAGPCGLRTAIELGFLGAKVVLLEKRDAFSRNNVLHLWPFTIQDLRGLGAKKFYGKFCAGSIDHISIRQLQLMLLKMALLLGIEIHVNVEFKGLIEPPEDQENERIGWRAEVHPKTHPVSELEFDVIIGADGRRNTLSGFRRKEFRGKLAIAITANFINRNTTAEAKVEEISGVAFIFNQKFFQDLREATGIDLENIVYYKDDTHYFVMTAKKQSLLEKGVILHDYVDTEMLLSRSNVDQAALLSYAREAADFSTNHQLPKLDFAINHYGQPDVAMFDFTCMYASENAALVRQRNGHQLLVAIVGDSLLEPFWPMGTGIARGFLAAMDSAWMVRSWAQGASPLEVLAERESIYRLLPQTTPENVSKNYSQYTLDPTTRYPNISLHLLRPNQVRHLLDTGETREIRIDMENVVNSSTPKLTRNESVARSSKLLNWCQRQTDGYRGVSVSDLTMSWKSGLALCALIYRYRPDLIDFDSLDEKDVEKNNQLAFDIAEKEFGISPIMTGKEMSIVVEPDKLSMVMYLSQFYEMFKDTVPPGENHNLSPEEKAALIASTKSPISFLSKLGQSINISRKRNPKDKKEKELDGLGKRRKTSQTGQSEDEEPQRPVRDERTFVATALTERRVDPTAAANNNKVKSMATQLLAKFEENAPVQSTGLKRQGSLRKEFPQNIGGSDVCFFCRKRVYVMERLSAEGKFFHRSCFKCDYCGTTLRLSSYAFDVEDGKFYCKPHYCYRLSGQAQRKRPAPPAAPLQPKESQAPVIPAASLDAPGAPCPVERGPSAPEVNGLAEPSVAKRLKGTPERIELENYRLSMQREEELEEVPEETLAEHNLSSVLDKGTDVDEGSSSSESDMEEEGEELEPPANSDLGGVPWKEAVELHAKLKAGSEAGASRKEGDLEEEEEEEEGDEEEDEEEEEDEEEEEEDEEEEESSDEGEYYPWERELQSGLWLENLKDEEDTGTFKARNLRIQQTLEPVDPVLPQTEGEKEECSDSGSLPSLLTQNTQPVSCTVPSHKSLRHEAVRAWLDSMSGEPCVEDEEEPEAEAGSPDIEPGTELDEEDIPSDAEAEARSQLVEDPEPLPVDTGKPASLEQVSRIEHTERVSVSPKEIIVDVILTPIPKPSTPTEEIKEKLTPVLIKSPGTRFFPEPFLPDYTKTEVPPSPEVKTPNTPVAVASPIRFQPAPLPDTVTPKSPVQVESCACSPSANPLSPICAQPLPCQEPSSPLSSGSPVRTQPVPAVTSTPLTKPASERTTTESLNAKDSTVETPVKKTDIIEEFWLKSAEIRRSLGLIPLDRSKAVEKSIIKTPTADPVLSKPPISEDISEKPAFTGRTVIHRLNITVEGQVISPVEPKSSSSERKDLSSSSGLGLNDSNTTSQTPTCDSINNSDSTMLTPPSSPPPPPPNEEPATLTKKKPQVSWEKLSTPSKEPEVEKAPTKVKTPTSPNQDTFVTVPVAAPRTNPPVVMRIKEPNKPRREEVRKSFAECVDEIPFADDVEDTYDDRTPDTSMQDRFYTPPTSRVNRDKPSLHLALAMENGKPNIHGGLVSRSVKGPQHFSPEAKEIAEERMREREKSVKSQALKDAMAKQINKMKEAESNKGAVAKVAWNVSDVAVKHKQRSSSPKSSAVKALESKKQAEGLPDRFFTSPLNKSVDSSVTSSESSTGGKSKKRSSLFSPRKNKKEKKAKNESRHSGTEETPPKHKSLWKAVFSGYKKDKKKKDDKSSPSTPSSSTTVDSGKKKGSPVARSSDLHLRRNLSFSEDSDLSCDDVLERSSQKSKADSVYVPHALAFKRSYATKKTYTEEELNAKLTRKVQKAARRQAKQEELKRLHRAQIIQRQLEQVEEKQRQLEERGVAVEKALRGEAGLHKGSSVSPKQRKRRSDYWGESNYSEILDLHLGGMGKKDDPKLMQEWFKLVQEKNALVRYESELMIFARELELEDRQSRLQQELRERMAIEDHLKTEAELTEEKRILNEMLEVVEQRDSLVALLEEQRLREKEEDKDLEAVMLSKGFNLNWA; translated from the exons ATGGGAGATGGAGGTGTCGGTGCAGCAGGAGAGGGGATCAATCAGTCACACGTTCTCTTTGACCGCTTCGTTCAGGCCTCCACCTGTAAGGGGACCCTTAAAGCTTTTCAGGAGCTGTGTGACTTCCTTGAGCTCAAGCCCAGTGAGTATCGAGTCTTCTACCACAAGCTCAAGTCCAAGCTCAACTACTGGAAGGCGAAAGCACTCTGGGCCAAGCTAGACAAACGTGCCAGCCACAAGGAGTACAAGAAAGGCAGAGCTTGTGCTAACTCTAAG TGTCTGATCATCGGAGCAGGACCATGTGGCCTGCGCACGGCTATAGAACTTGGCTTTCTGGGAGCCAAGGTGGTCCTGTTGGAGAAGAGAGATGCTTTCTCCCGCAACAATGTCCTCCACCTGTGGCCTTTCACCATTCAGGATCTGCGGGGTCTCGGCGCAAAAAAGTTCTACGGAAAATTCTGTGCCGGCTCCATAGACCATATCA GTATTCGTCAGCTGCAATTGATGTTGCTGAAAATGGCTCTGCTCTTAGGTATCGAGATCCATGTCAATGTGGAGTTCAAAGGCCTCATCGAACCCCCAGAAGACCAAGAGAATGAGA GGATTGGCTGGAGAGCTGAAGTCCATCCTAAAACCCACCCTGTTAGCGAGCTGGAGTTTGATGTCATCATTGGGGCAGATGGGAGGAGAAACACGTTGTCAG GGTTCAGAAGGAAAGAGTTCAGGGGCAAGCTGGCCATCGCCATCACGGCCAACTTTATTAACCGCAACACTACAGCTGAGGCCAAAGTGGAGGAGATCAGCGGGGTGGCCTTCATCTTCAACCAGAAGTTCTTTCAGGATCTAAGGGAAGCCACTG GGATTGATCTGGAAAACATTGTCTACTATAAGGATGACACGCACTACTTTGTGATGACTGCCAAGAAGCAGAGTCTGCTGGAGAAGGGCGTCATTCTGCAC GATTATGTGGACACAGAGATGCTTCTATCCAGGTCTAATGTGGACCAAGCTGCTTTGCTGTCCTACGCCAGAGAGGCAGCTGACTTCTCCACCAATCACCAGCTGCCCAAGCTGGACTTCGCCATCAACCATTACGGGCAGCCTGATGTGGCCATGTTTGACTTCACGTGCATGTACGCCTCGGAAAATGCCGCGCTGGTGCGCCAACGCAACGGCCACCAGCTGCTCGTAGCTATAGTTGGAGACAGCCTTCTGGAG CCATTCTGGCCAATGGGGACAGGCATTGCACGAGGCTTCCTGGCGGCCATGGACTCGGCGTGGATGGTGAGAAGCTGGGCACAGGGCGCGTCTCCTCTCGAGGTGTTGGCGGAGAG GGAGAGTATATATCGTCTGCTCCCACAAACCACTCCAGAGAACGTGAGTAAGAACTACAGTCAGTACACATTGGATCCCACAACACGCTACCCCAACATCAGTCTGCACCTGCTCCGGCCCAATCAG GTACGGCATCTCCTAGACACTGGGGAAACCAGGGAAATTCGCATCGACATGGAGAACGTGGTCAACTCTTCGACTCCCAAACTCACGAGGAATG AGTCTGTAGCGCGCTCCAGCAAGCTGCTAAACTGGTGTCAGAGGCAGACGGATGGCTATAGAGGGGTCAGTGTGTCTGATCTCACCATGTCATGGAAGAGTGGCTTGGCTTTGTGTGCCCTTATCTATCGCTACAGGCCAGACCTCAT TGATTTTGACTCGCTGGACGAGAAGGACGTGGAGAAGAATAACCAGTTGGCTTTTGACATTGCTGAGAAGGAGTTCGGGATTTCGCCCATTATGACTGGGAAGGAGATGTCTATTGTAGTGGAGCCTGACAAGCTCTCCATGGTCATGTACCTCAGCCAGTTCTATGAGATGTTCAAGGACACAGTGCCCCCTGGTG aaaacCACAACCTGAGTCCAGAGGAAAAGGCTGCGCTGATCGCCAGCACTAAGTCTCCCATCTCCTTCCTCAGCAAACTTGGTCAAAGCATCAACATCTCGAGGAAACGCAACCCCAAG GATAAGAAGGAGAAGGAGCTTGACGGATTGGGGAAGAGGAGAAAGACGAGTCAGACCGGCCAGTCTGAAGAT GAGGAGCCTCAGCGGCCAGTGCGTGATGAGCGAACTTTTGTAGCCACGGCTCTAACGGAGCGTAGGGTCGACCCCACTGCAGCGGCTAACAACAACAAGGTGAAGTCCATGGCCACTCAGCTGCTAGCCAAGTTTGAGGAGAATGCACCGGTACAGTCTACTGGACTCAAAAGACAG GGTTCCTTGCGGAAGGAGTTTCCACAAAACATTGGAGGCAGCGATGTGTGTTTCTTCTGCCGGAAGCGTGTGTATGTGATGGAGCGACTGAGTGCGGAGGGCAAGTTCTTTCACCGCAGCTGCTTTAAGTGTGACTATTGCGGCACCACGCTGAGACTGTCGTCCTACGCCTTTGACGTGGAGGATG ggaAGTTTTACTGTAAGCCGCATTACTGTTACCGGTTGTCTGGGCAGGCTCAGAGGAAAAGGcctgctcctcctgctgctcctctCCAGCCGAAG GAATCCCAGGCACCAGTGATACCTGCAGCCAGCTTGGATGCCCCTGGGGCTCCATGTCCGGTGGAGCGTGGGCCCTCAG CTCCCGAGGTGAATGGTCTGGCTGAGCCCAGTGTGGCAAAACGTCTGAAAGGAACTCCTGAGCGCATTGAGCTGGAGAACTACCGGCTGTCCATGCAGAGAGAGGAGGAGCTAGAGGAGGTGCCAGAGGAGACGCTGGCCGAGCACAACCTCAGCAGCGTGCTGGATAAAGGCACGGACGTGGACGAGGGCTCCAG TAGCTCGGAGTCTGACATGGAGGAAGAGGGTGAGGAGCTGGAGCCACCAGCCAACTCTGACCTGGGTGGAGTGCCATGGAAGGAGGCCGTGGAGCTCCACGCCAAACTGAAGGCTGGCAGCGAAGCTGGGGCAAGCAGGAAGGAGGGAGActtggaggaagaggaggaagaagaggagggagatgaggaagaggatgaggaggaggaggaggatgaggaagaagaagaggaggatgaagaagaagaagaatcaagTGATG AGGGGGAGTATTACCCTTGGGAAAGGGAGCTCCAGTCAGGTCTATGGCTGGAGAACCTGAAAGATGAAGAGGATACAGGTACCTTTAAAG CCAGGAACCTGCGAATTCAACAAACCTTGGAGCCAGTGGACCCTGTGCTCCCCCAGACGGAGGGGGAAAAGGAGGAGTGCTCAGATTCGGGCTCTCTTCCTTCACTCCTCACGCAGAACACCCAGCCTGTCTCCTGCACAG TCCCCTCCCACAAATCATTGCGGCACGAGGCTGTCAGGGCCTGGCTGGACTCCATGTCTGGAG AGCCCTGTgtagaagatgaagaagagccTGAGGCTGAAGCAGGAAGCCCAGACATTGAGCCTGGCACTGAGCTGGATGAAG AGGACATCCCTTCAGATGCAGAAGCTGAAGCTCGCTCGCAGCTTGTTGAGGATCCTGAGCCTCTTCCAGTAGACACTGGGAAGCCAGCGAGCCTAGAGCAAGTTTCCAGAATTG AGCATACAGAACGGGTGTCTGTTAGTCCAAAGGAAATCATTGTAGACGTTATTCTCACTCCAATCCCAAAGCCAAGTACACCTACAGAGGAG ATCAAAGAAAAGTTGACTCCAGTGCTGATTAAATCTCCAGGCACACGCTTTTTTCCTGAGCCCTTTTTGCCTGATTATACCAAAACAGAGGTCCCACCATCACCTGAGGTTAAGACACCAAATACTCCTGTCGCGGTGGCATCTCCTATCCGCTTCCAGCCAGCGCCCCTACCAGATACGGTCACCCCCAAATCTCCTGTCCAGGTTGAGTCTTGTGCCTGCTCACCTTCAGCCAACCCCTTATCCCCAATTTGTGCTCAGCCCCTACCATGCCAGGAGCCCTCCTCACCCCTCTCTTCAGGCTCTCCTGTGAGGACTCAACCAGTTCCTGCTGTAACTTCCACTCCTCTGACAAAACCTGCCTCAGAGAGGACTACCACAGAATCTCTGAATGCAAAGGATTCGACAGTGGAGACGCCAGTCAAGAAGACTGACATCATTGAAGAGTTCTGGCTGAAGAGTGCTGAGATTAGGAGGAGCTTAGGGCTCATCCCACTGGACAGGAGCAAAGCTGTAGAGAAGAGCATTATTAAAACCCCTACCGCAGATCCTGTATTGTCTAAACCCCCGATCTCAGAGGACATATCGGAGAAGCCAGCATTCACAGGCCGCACAGTCATCCACAGACTCAATATTACTGTTGAGGGTCAGGTAATCTCTCCTGTAGAACCCAAGAGTAGTAGCTCAGAGAGGAAGGATCTGAGCAGTAGCTCTGGTCTGGGCTTGAACGATAGCAACACAACTAGTCAGACGCCTACCTGTGATAGCATTAACAACTCTGACTCAACCATGCTTACACCTCCTTCCAgtcctccaccacctccaccaaaTGAGGAGCCAGCAACTCTCACAAAGAAGAAGCCTCAAGTGTCTTGGGAGAAGCTATCTACTCCCAGTAAGGAACCTGAAGTGGAGAAAGCACCCACTAAAGTGAAAACTCCTACCAGTCCAAATCAGGACACATTTGTGACTGTTCCAGTAGCTGCTCCCAGAACTAACCCCCCAGTGGTGATGAGGATAAAGGAGCCCAATAAACCACGCCGAGAAGAAGTGAGGAAGTCCTTTGCAGAGTGCGTAGACGAGATTCCATTTGCTGATGATGTGGAGGACACGTATGATGATCGTACCCCTGACACAAGCATGCAGGATAGGTTTTACACCCCACCCACCAGCAGAGTGAACAGGGACAAGCCTTCCCTCCACCTCGCTTTGGCTATGGAGAATGGAAAACCCAACATCCATGGAGGTCTCGTGTCCAGATCAGTGAAGGGTCCCCAGCACTTTTCTCCTGAAGCCAAGGAGATTGCTGAAGAGCGgatgagggagagggagaaatcTGTGAAAAGTCAAGCTCTTAAGGATGCCATGGCCAAgcagattaataaaatgaaagaggCTGAGTCAAATAAGGGCGCTGTGGCCAAAGTGGCTTGGAACGTTTCGGACGTAGCTGTTAAACACAAGCAGCGCTCAAGTTCTCCAAAGTCTTCAGCTGTGAAAGCCTTGGAGAGCAAAAAACAAGCAGAGGGGCTTCCTGACCGTTTCTTTACCTCACCTTTAAATAAGAGTGTGGACAGTTCTGTCACCTCATCTGAGAGTTCCACAGGAGGCAAGAGTAAAAAACGTAGCTCCCTTTTCTCTCCGCGTAAGaacaagaaagagaagaaggcaAAAAATGAAAGCAGACACTCTGGTACAGAAGAGACCCCACCCAAACACAAGTCCTTGTGGAAAGCTGTATTTTCCGGCTACAAgaaagacaagaagaagaaagatgaCAAGTCTTCTCCGAGCACACCCTCTAGCTCCACAACAGTGGACtcaggaaagaagaaaggatCGCCTGTGGCAAGGTCCTCAG ATTTGCATTTGAGAAGAAACCTCAGCTTTTCCGAGGACTCAGATCTGTCCTGTGATGATGTTCTGGAAAGATCCTCTCAGAAGTCGAAGGCGGAT TCTGTTTATGTTCCTCATGCATTGGCGTTCAAGAGATCATATGCCACGAAG AAGACATACACTGAGGAAGAGCTAAATGCCAAGCTCACACGTAAGGTCCAGAAGGCAGCTCGGCGTCAGGCCAAGCAGGAGGAGCTGAAGAGGCTCCACAGGGCTCAG ATCATTCAGAGACAGCTAGAGCAGGTGGAGGAGAAACAGAGGCAGCTGGAGGAGAGGGGTGTAGCAGTGGAGAAGGCTCTGCGAGGGGAAGCAG